GCCACGCCGGATGTGCTGCACTGGACCGATTCGCTGCCAAAAACCCGCTCGGGCAAAATTATGCGCCGCATTCTGCGCAAAATCGCCGCGGGCGATACCAGCAACTTTGGTGATACCTCCACGCTGGCCGATCCGGCCGTGGTTGAAAAACTGCTGGAAGAGAAGCAGTCGATCAAAATGCCGTAACCGCGGCGTCCTGTCTTTTTTCGTCCCACCCTCCTCTCCCGCAAGGGAGAGGAAGCAAAACAGGAGATGTGCTGAGCACGTGTTTTGTTGTCAGGTTACTCACTAAAAAAATTTATAAAAAAAGGGCGTCAGGCACTGTTTGTGGTCAGCCTGCGCGCCCGATCCCCCTTACCTCTGGAGAGTGTGTGATGATCAACAACATCTATCAACAGGTAGAAAGCAGCCCCCGCTTTCAGGAGCTGGTGCGCAAGCGGCAGGCCTTCGCGCTGGTGCTGACCGTCATTATGCTGGTGTTGTACGTCGGCTTTATCCTGCTTATCGCCTTTGCCCCCGGCTGGCTCGGCACGCCGCTGCATGCCGGAACCAGCGTGACACGCGGCATTCCGCTGGGCGTCGGCCTGATTGTGATTTCGTTTCTGCTTACCGGCGTCTATGTCTGGCGCGCCAACGGCGAATTCGATCGCCTGACCAAAGAGATCGTGCGCGAGGTGCAGCCATGAAGATGTTTGCTCGGGTTCTGGCGGCGCTGGGCGCGCTGCCTTTGGGTGCGCAGGCGGCGGATGCCATCAGCGGTGCGGTTGAGCGTCAGCCGACCAACTGGCAGGCGATCATTATGTTTCTGGTGTTCGTCGGCGCGACGCTCGGCATCACCTGGTGGGCGTCCAAACGCACCCGCTCACGCAGCGATTACTACACCGCTGGCGGCAATATTACCGGCTTTCAGAATGGACTGGCGATCGCCGGTGACTTCATGTCCGCCGCGTCGTTTCTGGGTATTTCCGCGCTGGTTTATACCTCGGGCTACGATGGCCTGATCTATTCACTGGGCTTTCTGGTGGGCTGGCCGATCATTCTGTTTCTGATCGCAGAGCGTCTGCGTAACCTCGGCCGCTACACCTTTGCCGATGTCGCTTCCTATCGTTTAAAACAGAAACCGATTCGCACCCTGTCCGCCTGCGGCTCGCTGGTGGTAGTGGCGCTTTACCTGATCGCACAGATGGTTGGTGCCGGTAAGCTGATTCAGCTGCTGTTCGGCCTCAACTACCACGTTGCGGTAGTGCTGGTGGGCATTTTGATGGTGCTCTACGTGCTGTTTGGCGGCATGCTGGCCACCACCTGGGTGCAGATTATCAAAGCGGTACTGCTGCTGTTTGGCGCCTCGTTTATGGCCATTATGGTGATGAAAACGGTGGGCTTCAGCTTCAATAACCTGTTCAGCCAGGCGATGGCGGTGCATCCCAAAGGCGCGGCGATCATGAGCCCTGGCGGGCTGGTGAAAGATCCGATCTCGGCGCTGTCGTTGGGCCTCGGTTTGATGTTTGGTACCGCAGGCCTGCCGCATATCCTGATGCGTTTCTTTACCGTCAGCGATGCTCGCGAAGCGCGTAAAAGCGTGTTCTGGGCCACCGGCTTTATGGGTTACTTCTACTTCCTGACCTTTATTATCGGCTTCGGTGCCATTCTGTTGGTGGGGGCTAACCCGGCGTTTAAAGATGCCGCTGGCGCGCTCATTGGCGGCAACAATATGGCGGCGGTGCATCTGGCCGATGCCGTTGGCGGCAGTACCTTCCTCGGCTTTATCTCCGCTGTGGCCTTTGCCACCATTCTGGCGGTGGTTGCCGGTCTGACGCTGGCCGGTGCCTCGGCGGTGTCGCATGACCTTTACGCCAGCGTCTATCGCAAAGGAGAAGCGAGTGAGAAGGATGAGCTGCGGGTGTCGAAGATTACCGTGCTGATCCTCGGCGTGGTGGCTATCGCGCTGGGCATTTTGTTCGAGAAACAGAACATCGCCTTTATGGTGGGTTTGGCGTTCTCCATCGCCGCCAGCTGTAACTTCCCGATTATCCTGCTGTCGATGTACTGGTCGAAGCTGACCACGCGTGGCGCGATGATTGGCGGCTGGGCTGGCCTGCTGACCGCGGTGATCCTGATGATTCTGGGCCCGACCGTCTGGGTACAGGTTCTCGGTCACAGCGCACCGGTTTTCCCTTACGAATATCCGGCGCTGTTCTCGATGCTGGTGGCGTTTATCGGCATCTGGTTCTTCTCCACCACCGATACGTCTGCGTCTGGCCATCAGGAACGCATGCTGTTCCGCGATCAGTTTGTGCGTTCACAAACCGGTATTGGTATCGATCAGGGCAAGTCCCACTAAACAAAAAAGGCGCCCCGCAGGGCGCCTTTTTTTTCAGCATGAACTCAGAAACGCAGCGAAGCGCCAACATAAGGACCGTCAGCAATGACGTTGTCTTTGCGGCCATCTTTGTTATTCAGCTCAATATACTGATAACCGACGCGCACGTTCAGCAGCGAGATTGGCGTAAAGCTCAGGCCACCGCTGGCCTGCTGATAGCTGTCGATACGATCGGCAAACGCATCTGGCGCATAATAATATTCGCCATACAGGCCAAACATATCGCTGAAGGTGTAGCTTGCACCAGCACCGACCGCCACCGCAAAGCCATCTTTGCCATTTTCCGGATGGGTGTACATCGCTTTGGCCGTTGGCGATACACGCAGCGGACCTGCATCAATGTTATAGCCCAGACCGAGGCCCGATAAACTGCCATCGTGATCGCTACGCAACCAGTTGCCGTTCAGGAACAGGCCCGGTGAGTTGGTGCCCAGACCGACGTTCAGGTTAGTGTAATGCTTGCCCACATCAACGCTGCCTTCAATCGCCTGGGCTGAACCCGCCAGCACCATCATCGCCAGACCACTGCTCAAAAGTACTTTTTTATTCATCGCCAGACTCCGTTTTAAGGCTTTTTTTGGAGCGCGCAGAATAGCGGTGAGAAAAGTGAGACACAATGTATAAGTCGTTACTTTACATTAATGATGCACCGCTATTCTGCCAAAAAGGTAAGCGCTCACTACTTCATGGCCTCAGAACAAATAGCGCGCGCCGATAAACCAGCCGTCAGCCAGGCTGCGATCGGGCTGAATATTTTGCCCATCCAGCTTTACAGCACGGTAGCCCACCTGCATCTGCAGCGACGGCATCAGCGCGGTCCCCACACCCAGCCGCATATCCTGATAGCCGTGCATACGTAACGTCAGCGTATCCGGTGCGTAATGATAATCCGCGAACAGCCACACCGTTCGTAACACCGGCCAGACGATGCTAGCGCCAGGGCTTAACGCATAGCCCGCATCCTGACCGGAGAACGCGACGTAGCTGGTGCGCATCGAAGGAATAACATAGAAAGGCCTGATGGCGAACAGATAGCCCGCCTGCAAGTTAGCGGTATAGAGTACGTCACTTTCGCGCGGTAAAAGCCATTCGCCACCGAGCATCAGGCGATCGCCCTCTGTGATCGTGGTGTGCGCATTCAGGCCGGTGAAGGAGCGTCCGGCATCAACGCCGAGCGAAACGGCCTGCGCCTGCAACGTCAACAGCAGCGCCATAAGGGTAAAAAGTGATTTCATCACATCATTCCTTATCATGGTTGAGGAATGACGAGAGTAGGATTGGCGACGGGAGTGACTCTATAAGGTTTGGCTCAATCGGGGGATGAAAAAGCCAAAAAAAGCCGGGCGCGCAGGCCCGGCTTGACGAGGATTACTCTTCTTTATCGATCAGTACCGCTTCCAGCAGATCGAGATCGCGCAGCAGTTTCTGCATGGTCTCGTTGGAAATCTGCTGAGTGGCACGCAGGTGATAAACTTCCCCGCGCTCGGCGCGCAGCGCGTTAAGCCGGAAACGCCGCTCCAGATTTTCAGCCAGAATCGATTTCTCGAGGTTCTCTTTGCCATCCAGACGGCGACGCAGATTACCCGCCACGCGCGAGCCGACCTCTTTCACCAGCTCTTCATCGAGATTTTCTTCGCTGTCCTTCATCAGCCGCTCTTCCATCTTGTGCAGGCTCTCGATCGCCACGCCAGCCATAATGGCGCGGGCGTTCTGAATTTCGTGACGATGACCGGCATGATCGACGCCGTCGATACCGCGCAGCAGCATCGGCAGCAGGATCACGCCAATCAGCAGCGAAAACAGAATCACGCCGGTGGCGATGAAGATCAGCTCATAACGGGCCGGGAAGGGCTCGCCGCTGGAGAGCAGCAGCGGAATAGAGAGCACACCCGCTAGCGTAATCGCACCGCGGACGCCCGCAAAGGTGGCGATCAGCAGTTCGCGCATTGAGTAGTTGCCGAACTCCAGCGGGCGCTTTTTCAGCAGACGGCGGCTGAAGCGCTGCATGATCCACAGCCAGCTAAAACGCACGCCCATCAGCGCCAGATAGACCAGACCGATATCGGCAAACAGCATCCACAGCTCGACGTTGGGATCGGCGTTGGCCTGCTCAACCGAGGTTTGCAGAATATCGGGCAGCTGCAAACCGAGCATCAGGAACACCATGCCGTTAAAGACAAACTCCAGCATCTGCCAGACGCTGTTTGCGCGCAGACGCATCGCCAGCGGTGCCTGGCGAATAATGCCGGAACGGGTAATGGTCATGCCCGCCGCAACCGCTGCGAGGATACCGGATACGCCCAGATGTTCGGCGATCAGGTAAGAGGCAAACGGCAGCAGCAGCAGCAGCACGGTTTGCGTTGCCGGATCGTCACCGCTCCAGCGGCTCAGCAGGCGCAGCGAACGGCCATAGAGCCAGCAAATCGCCACACCGGCCACCAGCCCGCCGATGGCGACCTTCAGGAACTCAATGCTGGCGCCTGACCAGGTAAACACCATGGTGCCCATCGCAACTGCCACGGCGAATTTCAGCGATACCAGGCCTGATGCGTCGTTCATCAACGCTTCACCCTGCACAATCGACATGATTTTTTTCGGAATGCGGCCTTCGCCCACAATGCCCGAGAGCGCGACGGCATCGGTAGGTGACAGCACCGCCGCCAGCGCAAAGGCCGGAATCAGCGGAATGCCCGGCACCATCCAGTAAATCAGGTAGCCAATACCAATCACCGTAATCAGCACCAGCACCAGCGCTAATCCGAGGATCTCGCGGCCATGATGCAGAAACTCGCTGATCGGCGTTTTCCAGCCGTCGGCAAACAGCAGCGGCGGAATAAACAACACCAAAAACAGTTCAGGGTCGAAATCGACGTGCAGGCCAAAGGTCGGCCATGCCAGCAGCGCACCGGCGGCAATCTGCACCAGCGGCAGCGGTATCTGAAAAGGAATAATGCGAGCCGCAACGCCGGAAAGCGATACCACCAGCGTCATCATTAAAATAGTAAAAAAGATTTCCATGCTGTCCTTAAAGCCTCTTCTTACGCAGGCGTGGAATAACGTTCGGGGAGTGTGTGCCGGGAAAGTGTAAAACAAAACGGCACGGGAAAAAAAACCTCACGTGCGAAAAGCGGAATTATCGCGGTTGATACAAGAGGATCCCGCCATTTTTAGCAAAATGGCGGGAGAGCAGCGAAGTTAAATTGCCCAGCCGCCAGCATAGAACAGCGCCAGTGCGATGGCGATGACCACGGTGCCGACGTTCAGCTTGCGCCATTCACCAGCAAACAGGCGGCCAATCACCAGCGTACCGAAACCGAGCATGATGCCGGTGACGATGTTACAGGTCAGTACAATAAACACTGCGGTGACCAACCCGGCCATCGCATCGACAAAATCACCAAAGTCGATTTTTGCCACGTTGCTCAGCATCAGCAGGCCGACATACATCAACGCTGGCGCGGTGGCGTAAGCCGGAACCAGATAAGCCAGCGGTGACATAAACAGGATCAGCAGAAACAGCAGCCCAACCACGATGGCGGTTAAGCCGGTTTTACCGCCCGCCGCCGTTCCGGCCGCCGACTCGATATACACCGCCGCCGGCGACGCACCCACCAGGCCAGCAAAAATGCTGCTGAAGGAGTCGGTGGTCAGCGCGCGTCCGCCGTTGAGGATCTGGCCATCTTTATCCAGCAGGTTAGCCTGCCCGGCGACCGCACGGATGGTGCCGGTGGCATCGAATACCGCGGTCATCACCAGCGCCAGCACGCTCGGCAGCACCACTGGCTGCAAGGCACCGAGGATATCCAGGCTCAGCAGCGTGGAGTGGCCGCTGGCATCGGTCAGGCTTGGCATGGCGAACAGGCCCTGATAGCTCACCGCCGGGTCGAAAATCAGACCGGCAATGGAAATAGCAATGATGGTCATCAGGATGCCGCCCGGCACGCGACGTTTCTCCAGGCCAAAAATAGCCGCCAGGCCGAGCAGCGTCATGATCACCGGAAACGACGGGAAATGCCCCAGCGCTACCGGCAGGCCTGCACCGCTGTTTTTCACCACCAGCCCGACGCTGTCGGCGGCGATCAACATCAGGAACAGGCCGATGCCGATGCCGGTGCCGTGCGCCACGCCGGTGGGCAAATTACGCAGGATCCAGCCACGAATGCCGGTCACCGAAATCAGCGTAAACAGCACGCCCATCAGAAATACCGCACCCAGCGCCACCGGAATGCTGATCTGCTGCCCCAGCACCAGGCTAAAGGCGGTAAAAGCGGTCAGCGAGATGGCGCAACCAATCGCCAACGGCAGATTGGCCCACAGGCCCATGACGATCGACCCGACGCTGGCCACCAGACAGGTAGCGACAAACACCGCCGTTGGCGGAAAACCCGCTTTGCCCAGCATAACCGGCACCACAATGACGGAATAGACCATGGCAAGAAAGGTGGTCAGCCCGGCAACAATCTCCTGGCGCACGCTTGATCCACGGGCTGAGAGACAAAACCAGGCATCAAGCTTACCGCGAGCGGGACGCGAGTCGGTCGACATAACGAAAAACCTCTGAAGAGTGATAAAAATGCTGCTGTGATCAGACGGCGCTGGGGCCATGTTTTGCCCTGTGCATCACAAGGCAAACGTTTACCTGATCGTTAATAAAAACGCCGCATTAGCGCGGCGGTTAAAAAAGGCAGGGGATTATCCGGTCTTTGCTGGCGCTTTTTCAACTGCTGATTGCGGCTGAACGAGGATAATTACGGCAAGCATGGCGCAAAATCAAAAAAAGCGCGGCAGGAGCCAGCGCTGAAGAGAACCTTTGGCGTTGCGCAATTGCCATAGCATGCCATTGCGCAACAGTGGCGTTACCCGCCGCTGAGATTAAGCTCTCCGCCCTGCTTGATCGCCCGCTGCCAGGCAGCACGCTGGGTAATTTTTTCCAGCCAGCTGCGAATCGCTGGCGCGTTATCAAGGCTGCTGCGCGCCGCCAGGCCCTGCAGCGGAAAACTCATCTGTACGTCAGCGATGCTGAAATGCTGGCCAGCAAACCACGGATGGCGCTGTAAATGTTGCTCAATGAAGTCTCGGTGGGTGGCGACCTGCTTATCGAGCCAGGCTTTTTGCACGCCGTTACCAAAAGCGGCGCCAATCGGACGCATTAGCAGCGGCACCGGCGCTTTGCCCATGCGGCCAAAAATCAGCTTCATCACCACCAGCGGCATCAGTGAGCCTTCGGCGTAGTGCAGCCAGTAGCGCGACTGCAGACGTTCATCATCATCGGTCAGGGTTAGTCGCTGTTCGCTGTCGTATCGCTCGCTGAGATACTCAAGGATGGCGCCCGATTCGGCGATCACCCGGTTGCCGTCGGTAATAATTGGCGCTTTGCCCAGCGGATGGACCTGCTTTAACGCGTCTGGCGCCAGCATGCTCTTTTCACGCTCATAGCGTTTGATTTGATAAGGCGCTTCCAGCTCTTCCAGCAGCCACAACACCCGCTGCGAACGCGAGTTATTCAGATGATGTACGGTGATCATTAGCACTTCCTCTCAGGAGACGTGCAACCAGTATAGTTGAGTCGGCGATCAGCTCCGCTCATCCTGATCCGGATCGAGCAGGATAGCGCCGGTGCCCTGCTCGCCCAGCCGATCGCCTGGGTTGCGCAGTGGGCAGTCACGCATCGATAAACAGCCGCAGCCGATGCAGCCATCGAGATCGTCGCGCAGGCGAGTCAGCGTGGCGATGCGGTTATCCAGCTCGGCGCGCCACTGCTGTGTCAGCTGTTGCCAGGCGCTGTCCGACATCCGCTTATCGCCCGGCAGGTGCGCCAGGCTTTCGCTGACCGTCGCCAGAGGAATGCCGATGCGCTGGGCGATTTTAATAATGGCGACGCGACGTAATACATCACGGCCATAGCGCCGCTGATTGCCGCCGTTGCGCGTGCTGGCGATCAACCCTTTTGCCTCATAAAAATGCAGTGCAGAGACCGCAACACCGCTGCGTTTGGCTACTTCTCCCGGCGTCAGCACCGGTTTTGGCGTATTGCGAACTTTTTTCATCTGGCTCTTTACCTCAAGTTAACTTGAGGAATTATACTCCTTTCCCATTGAAACCGTACACCTCTCGCGAGGAAGGATAAGGCTATGATGCATGAAGAGATAATTCACTCTCTGACTGACTGGATTGATCAGAACCTGGACAAGACGCTGTCGATTGATGAGGTGGCGGCGAAGTCGGGCTATTCGAAATGGCATTTACAGCGGATGTTTCGTAGCGTGACCCGTCAGACCCTGGGTGGCTACATTCGCGAGCGGCGTCTGACCATGGCCGCTGAGGCGCTGTGTCACAGCCAGCGCGCGGTTTACGATATTGCTATGCAGTACGGTTTTGATTCGCAGCAGACGTTTTCGCGCGTGTTCCGGCGGCAGTTCTCACAAACGCCGACCGCCTATCGGCACAGCATGCGCCGCCAGAACCTGCAGCGTGCGCAAAAAATTGGTTTTGACTGTACAGAAAGCGGCAGCTTTGCCCAGCGCACCACCGGCGAATGTTGCCCGCTGCGCCCGGCAGGCCAGGAGCGGGCTCAGGCGGTTTGACGCGTGCGTTCCGCCGACAGCCAGCAATCGGGCGAAACATACCAGCCGCCGCCCGTTTCCTTGATGTGATACATCGCCGCATCAGCCTGGGCCAGCAAGGCGGCAGCGCTGGA
The sequence above is drawn from the Duffyella gerundensis genome and encodes:
- a CDS encoding DUF485 domain-containing protein, translating into MINNIYQQVESSPRFQELVRKRQAFALVLTVIMLVLYVGFILLIAFAPGWLGTPLHAGTSVTRGIPLGVGLIVISFLLTGVYVWRANGEFDRLTKEIVREVQP
- a CDS encoding glutathione binding-like protein, whose amino-acid sequence is MRPIGAAFGNGVQKAWLDKQVATHRDFIEQHLQRHPWFAGQHFSIADVQMSFPLQGLAARSSLDNAPAIRSWLEKITQRAAWQRAIKQGGELNLSGG
- the actP gene encoding cation/acetate symporter ActP translates to MFARVLAALGALPLGAQAADAISGAVERQPTNWQAIIMFLVFVGATLGITWWASKRTRSRSDYYTAGGNITGFQNGLAIAGDFMSAASFLGISALVYTSGYDGLIYSLGFLVGWPIILFLIAERLRNLGRYTFADVASYRLKQKPIRTLSACGSLVVVALYLIAQMVGAGKLIQLLFGLNYHVAVVLVGILMVLYVLFGGMLATTWVQIIKAVLLLFGASFMAIMVMKTVGFSFNNLFSQAMAVHPKGAAIMSPGGLVKDPISALSLGLGLMFGTAGLPHILMRFFTVSDAREARKSVFWATGFMGYFYFLTFIIGFGAILLVGANPAFKDAAGALIGGNNMAAVHLADAVGGSTFLGFISAVAFATILAVVAGLTLAGASAVSHDLYASVYRKGEASEKDELRVSKITVLILGVVAIALGILFEKQNIAFMVGLAFSIAASCNFPIILLSMYWSKLTTRGAMIGGWAGLLTAVILMILGPTVWVQVLGHSAPVFPYEYPALFSMLVAFIGIWFFSTTDTSASGHQERMLFRDQFVRSQTGIGIDQGKSH
- a CDS encoding Na+/H+ antiporter; translated protein: MEIFFTILMMTLVVSLSGVAARIIPFQIPLPLVQIAAGALLAWPTFGLHVDFDPELFLVLFIPPLLFADGWKTPISEFLHHGREILGLALVLVLITVIGIGYLIYWMVPGIPLIPAFALAAVLSPTDAVALSGIVGEGRIPKKIMSIVQGEALMNDASGLVSLKFAVAVAMGTMVFTWSGASIEFLKVAIGGLVAGVAICWLYGRSLRLLSRWSGDDPATQTVLLLLLPFASYLIAEHLGVSGILAAVAAGMTITRSGIIRQAPLAMRLRANSVWQMLEFVFNGMVFLMLGLQLPDILQTSVEQANADPNVELWMLFADIGLVYLALMGVRFSWLWIMQRFSRRLLKKRPLEFGNYSMRELLIATFAGVRGAITLAGVLSIPLLLSSGEPFPARYELIFIATGVILFSLLIGVILLPMLLRGIDGVDHAGHRHEIQNARAIMAGVAIESLHKMEERLMKDSEENLDEELVKEVGSRVAGNLRRRLDGKENLEKSILAENLERRFRLNALRAERGEVYHLRATQQISNETMQKLLRDLDLLEAVLIDKEE
- a CDS encoding YfaZ family outer membrane protein, whose protein sequence is MKSLFTLMALLLTLQAQAVSLGVDAGRSFTGLNAHTTITEGDRLMLGGEWLLPRESDVLYTANLQAGYLFAIRPFYVIPSMRTSYVAFSGQDAGYALSPGASIVWPVLRTVWLFADYHYAPDTLTLRMHGYQDMRLGVGTALMPSLQMQVGYRAVKLDGQNIQPDRSLADGWFIGARYLF
- the soxR gene encoding redox-sensitive transcriptional activator SoxR yields the protein MKKVRNTPKPVLTPGEVAKRSGVAVSALHFYEAKGLIASTRNGGNQRRYGRDVLRRVAIIKIAQRIGIPLATVSESLAHLPGDKRMSDSAWQQLTQQWRAELDNRIATLTRLRDDLDGCIGCGCLSMRDCPLRNPGDRLGEQGTGAILLDPDQDERS
- a CDS encoding NCS2 family permease; amino-acid sequence: MSTDSRPARGKLDAWFCLSARGSSVRQEIVAGLTTFLAMVYSVIVVPVMLGKAGFPPTAVFVATCLVASVGSIVMGLWANLPLAIGCAISLTAFTAFSLVLGQQISIPVALGAVFLMGVLFTLISVTGIRGWILRNLPTGVAHGTGIGIGLFLMLIAADSVGLVVKNSGAGLPVALGHFPSFPVIMTLLGLAAIFGLEKRRVPGGILMTIIAISIAGLIFDPAVSYQGLFAMPSLTDASGHSTLLSLDILGALQPVVLPSVLALVMTAVFDATGTIRAVAGQANLLDKDGQILNGGRALTTDSFSSIFAGLVGASPAAVYIESAAGTAAGGKTGLTAIVVGLLFLLILFMSPLAYLVPAYATAPALMYVGLLMLSNVAKIDFGDFVDAMAGLVTAVFIVLTCNIVTGIMLGFGTLVIGRLFAGEWRKLNVGTVVIAIALALFYAGGWAI
- the soxS gene encoding superoxide response transcriptional regulator SoxS, with the protein product MMHEEIIHSLTDWIDQNLDKTLSIDEVAAKSGYSKWHLQRMFRSVTRQTLGGYIRERRLTMAAEALCHSQRAVYDIAMQYGFDSQQTFSRVFRRQFSQTPTAYRHSMRRQNLQRAQKIGFDCTESGSFAQRTTGECCPLRPAGQERAQAV
- a CDS encoding YfaZ family outer membrane protein produces the protein MNKKVLLSSGLAMMVLAGSAQAIEGSVDVGKHYTNLNVGLGTNSPGLFLNGNWLRSDHDGSLSGLGLGYNIDAGPLRVSPTAKAMYTHPENGKDGFAVAVGAGASYTFSDMFGLYGEYYYAPDAFADRIDSYQQASGGLSFTPISLLNVRVGYQYIELNNKDGRKDNVIADGPYVGASLRF